One Spinacia oleracea cultivar Varoflay chromosome 4, BTI_SOV_V1, whole genome shotgun sequence DNA segment encodes these proteins:
- the LOC130472425 gene encoding uncharacterized protein has translation MVGVINRLKSALVRARSALSCRSPHSTRTATGRAGADDAGPSGGGHGRRERERAQYSPLRHRHSDAGVSSSGERSEPERRRRSVSVAREPSPELQSQPHFWGDSGWGPSYHGEWSGWTGEAWRHGADDES, from the exons atggtgggggtgatcaaccggttgaagtccgctttggttcgagctcggtctgcactttcttgcaggagcccccactctactcgg acggctactgggcgtgctggagccgacgacgcgggtccctcgggcgggggacacggtcgtcgcgagagagagagagcacagtactcgcccctacggcatcgccattctgacgcgggggtgagttcttccggggagaggtccgagccggagcgtaggcggcgttccgtgtcggtggcccgagagcctagccccgagttgcagtcgcaacctcatttttggggtgactctggctggggtccctcataccacggggagtggagtggatggaccggcgaggcttggagacatggagccgatgacgagtcttag